ATGCTTCCTCTCCACTTTGCTGCAATGAGAGGGCGCCTGGAAGTAATCAAAGAGTTGATCAAAGCCAAGCCAGATTCCATTGAGATGGTGGAGAGTGGTGATCAAGATGGCTCTGTTCTGCAATTGTGCGTTCGCTATAACCATTTTGAGGCCTTGAAATTGCTAGTGGAATCACTGAGAGGTGACCGTCGGTTCCTATCAGTCAAAGACAAAGAAGATAACAGTCTTCTGTGCTTAGCAGTCAAACACAGACAAATCAAGGTACCTTTTattcacacacaaaaaaagaCAATGGTTATTGTTTGGATCAGTCCCCATTAGTTTCGGTTTCGGACCCTCTTTATGTAGCCAACTGAGATTACAATCTGAGTGTGCCTTTATTACTCAAATATAAACCTGAACATTGTTTTAAGAAAGGGTGATTTTCGCAGTTTTCTAGTGTTTCTGGAAGGAACATCGAGCAAATAGAATTAGTGTGATTACAATTTTAGTTGCACTGGGGTGACGAACATTCGGTAAATGTTAACATTGCAGTCAAAAACAAGACTTTTAGACcgttttatttggttttattgTATGTCTGGGTTCAACTACAGCAATAAGATTTCAATGTGATATTCTTAGAAATATCAATGTCATATTACTGAAGTacttaaaatagaaaagttgCACAACATTGTATTTGAGCAATAAGAACAAATACGCAGGTAAAAAGGAACACCAAAACACTCTGAAACTAAGGAattcaatataaacaaaattctaaGAGAATGTAAATGTAACTCGAGAGATAGATTGagaaaagatatttaatatttgtgaaTGTGTGACTTATGCAGATAATTAAATACCTGCTTTCGGTATCCGAAATGAGTCCAGAAATAAGAAATTTGGACAGGGAGAGTTTAATAGCTATGGAGACATCGGAGCAGTATCCAAGAGATTTAATGACGCAACAAGACGTCTTAAGTGAAGGAATTGAAGAGCCTGCACATGAAGTTTCCTCAGAAGACCAAAGGACTCTGTCAATATCTAGACAGGAAGAAGCATCCTCACAAAGCATAGGTGTTGTGATTGTGCAAGAAGATCCTCTCCAAgcatcatcatcctcactaaCCAACAATGATACTCCACAAACACCAGCAGCACCTTCACTAGCCAGCAACGATCCTCCAGAAGCATCACCAAACATGAACATGAGTAGCGAACAAGGAGAGGACAGGTGGAGCAGATTGGAGAGGTTCTGCAGAACATACCTGCTAGAGGAAGGGAATTGGATGGAGAAAAAGACGAGGGAGCAATTGATGGTGGCAGCAACTGTGATTGCAACGATGACGTTTCAGTCAGTGATAAGCCCACCCGGTGGTGTATGGCAAGGGGATACAACAGAAGATGGGTTTACATGTCCTGACTACGGTTTCTGTCAAGCAGGCACGGCGGTTGTGGGTTATGCTTGGTCACCAGATTTTATGAAGTTCATtttcttcaactcttcttctttcttttcgtCACTCTGTGTGATGCTGCTTCTCATGAGCGGCTTTCCGCTTGAAAACAGGGTGGTCATGTGGATCTTGGCCATTTTGATGATCGCTGCAGCTTCCTGCATGCTCCTCACCTATATGTGGGCATTGGGCTTGGTTAGTCCCAATCATATTTACTATAGAATTCGCAAACTGGGCTATCTCTTAGTTGGTACCTGGTCTCTATTACTCGCTCTCGTCGCTTTCGTACAATTGGGCCGAATAGCGTTCTGGGTTAAGTCGCGCCGCAAGAAATCAACAAATGCTCCATTCTAACAAGGCAAATTTGTTGCATTGTGTGTTTGGGTAGTTTCTACACACAGAACTTCACTTGTGGTaagatattttctattttgggtcaaatttgtttttaggtttaatacttattttggtccTTCTTTTGGAatggtttgttcaaagtggtcttctcttttttaaaaagttcacttaagtcctagtTTTTGTAAAAACTGTGCAAATaagtcctttttggtaacggcagAAATGCCACGTAGCTAATATCTGATGATTAGGCATTGTTatggattttaaaaaaataaaaaattgtgactgtgtaaattaaaataattaggattaaattaaaaaataaatttgggaTTGTTGGGCGGGTTCATCACGCACATTGAATCTGTTGATGATCTTCCACCCTCTTCATCCAGCTTCGTTCATCGTCAAGGAGGTTATCAAGGAGGTTGTTTCGTTCATCATCATTGTTTCGTTCATCAATACACAGTTTTTTATCCAAGGGCAAACAAATTAAAACGgcaattttaaaatccaaagaCAATAATTAAATCCCAATCAGAAAGCANAAGCCAGTGATGATGGTAAAAGCAAAAAGTCAAGAAGAAAGGGACACTTCAAGAACagaagtggaagaagaagaagaaagggacACTTCATGGTCGTGGATCGGTGGTGCTGGCGGAGTACAGCGGCAC
The sequence above is drawn from the Vigna radiata var. radiata cultivar VC1973A chromosome 3, Vradiata_ver6, whole genome shotgun sequence genome and encodes:
- the LOC106756904 gene encoding ankyrin repeat-containing protein ITN1-like, giving the protein MDILEDKRVEDDDAMRKLYDASMKGCVSTLNQLVQKDPLILSRVSLCPFTETPLHITSLLGYLEFCQVLLRNSPSLATELDSEGRCPLHLASAKGHTEVVKELLNTNPEMCLVRDKDDMLPLHFAAMRGRLEVIKELIKAKPDSIEMVESGDQDGSVLQLCVRYNHFEALKLLVESLRGDRRFLSVKDKEDNSLLCLAVKHRQIKIIKYLLSVSEMSPEIRNLDRESLIAMETSEQYPRDLMTQQDVLSEGIEEPAHEVSSEDQRTLSISRQEEASSQSIGVVIVQEDPLQASSSSLTNNDTPQTPAAPSLASNDPPEASPNMNMSSEQGEDRWSRLERFCRTYLLEEGNWMEKKTREQLMVAATVIATMTFQSVISPPGGVWQGDTTEDGFTCPDYGFCQAGTAVVGYAWSPDFMKFIFFNSSSFFSSLCVMLLLMSGFPLENRVVMWILAILMIAAASCMLLTYMWALGLVSPNHIYYRIRKLGYLLVGTWSLLLALVAFVQLGRIAFWVKSRRKKSTNAPF